The following are from one region of the Salvelinus fontinalis isolate EN_2023a chromosome 5, ASM2944872v1, whole genome shotgun sequence genome:
- the LOC129855034 gene encoding protein MON2 homolog isoform X8, with protein MVSTCWCGLLAALSLLLDASTDETATESILKAELTVAALCGRLGLVTPRDAFITAICKASLPPHYALTVLSSNTANLNNKAKKTASKTAPLAKATTTHPPKMSRGNTGASYSIQGQSVQIISSSSESHQQVVAVGQPLSVQPQGTVVLTAKNIQCMRTLLNLAHCHGAVLGTSWQLVLATLQHLVWILGLKPGVGGALKPGRAVEGPSTVLTTAVMTDLPVIANILSRLFESSQYLDDVSLHHLINALCSLSLEAVEMAYGTNKEPSLFAVAKLLETGLVNMDRIEILWRPLTGHLLEVCQHPNARMREWGAEAVTSLIKAGLAYKHNPPLAQNQRLQLLLLNPLKELSNVLHADIRQKQLESVLQILQSQGDSLGPGWPLVLGVIGAIRNDQGESLIRTAFQCLQLVVTDFLPTMPCACLQIVVDVAGSFGLQNQELNISLTSIGLLWNISDYFFQRGEAITQELEREEAVLQKQAQEKGEPLNRPFHPAPPFDCLWLCLYAKLGQLCVDPRPAVRKSAGQTMFSTIAAHGTLLQQSTWHIVVWKVLFHLLDCVRKSSTTADKEKIESGGGNILIHHSRDTAEKQWAETWVLTLAGVARIFNTRRYLLQQLGDFFKAWEVLLDHIQSAALSKNSEVSLAALKSFQEILQIATPVKDSAMPTDALAAMGVSPVLIDPLSAPGPGRPLLRSDSMLERLTSYNGAELQAPPPGEESALEDAALWWSAWNTWYRTGTDSTRPPSGGTGTDRPSFVPSQPFLTALVQIFPALYQHIKTGFSMEDLRKLGVILHGAVSIPISSDASPFILPSYTEAVLTSLQEAVLTALHVLQKAICVGPENLQVMYPAVFEQLLLFVEFSCKPPQYGKLETKHVANAKYNQIQLFAPAEWVALNYVPFAERSLEVVVDLYHKTACHKAVINEKVLQNIIKTLRMPLGLKYGCPSESTWKLAVSSLLKVLSTGLPVARQHTSSGKFDTMWPELANAFEDFLFTKSTPPDNVSIQEFQKNEAIDVEVVQLISTEILPFAIFIPKDFVGQIMAMLNKGSIHSQSSSFTEAEVDVRMREEFSKVCFETLLQFSFSNKVSTPQEGYISRMALSVLLKRSQDVLRRYVDDERLSGRCPLPSGQRMKLDCQLLRQQVTEIIFVLKAISTLMDSLKKTQPENVDGTTWAQVIALYPTLVECITCSSSEVSSALKEAMGPFKDFMQPPVSRVQNGES; from the exons TACAGATGAGACGGCGACAGAGAGCATCCTGAAGGCGGAGCTGACCGTGGCGGCGCTGTGTGGTCGCCTGGGCCTTGTGACGCCCCGCGACGCCTTCATCACAGCCATCTGCAAGGCCTCGCTGCCCCCACACTACGCCCTGACTGTCCTCAGCAGTAATACAGCCAACCTTAACAACAAGG CTAAGAAGACAGCCTCTAAAACCGCGCCATTGGCCAAGGCCACCACCACGCACCCTCCAAAAATGTCTAGGGGAAACACTGGCGCGT CCTACTCCATCCAGGGCCAGAGTGTTCAGATCATCAGTTCCTCCAGTGAGTCTCATCAGCAGGTGGTGGCTGTGGGACAGCCTCTCTCTGTACAGCCCCAAGGCACCGTAGTG CTGACAGCTAAGAATATCCAGTGTATGCGGACCTTGTTGAACCTGGCCCACTGCCATGGGGCGGTGCTGGGAACCTCCTGGCAGCTGGTGCTGGCCACGCTGCAG cacCTGGTGTGGATCCTAGGTCTGAAGCCTGGGGTTGGAGGTGCTCTGAAGCCTGGTCGTGCAGTAGAGGGGCCAAGCACG GTGCTGACCACGGCTGTGATGACGGACCTGCCTGTAATCGCCAACATCCTGTCTAGGCTCTTTGAGAGTTCCCAGTACTTAGACGACGTGTCACTGCATCACCTGATCAACGCActgtgctccctctctctggagGCTGTGGAGATGGCCTATGGGACTAACAAA GAACCGTCTCTATTTGCTGTTGCCAAGCTGCTGGAGACCGGCCTGGTCAACATGGACCGTATAGAGATCCTATGGAGGCCCCTCACTGGACATCTACTGGAG GTCTGCCAGCACCCCAATGCCAGAATGAGAGAGTGGGGGGCTGAGGCTGTGACCTCCCTCATCAAAGCTGGCCTGGCCTACAAACACAACCCCCCTCTGGCACAGAACcag aggctgcagctcctgttgttgaaccCGCTGAAGGAGCTGTCCAACGTGCTCCATGCAGACATCCGTCAGAAGCAGCTGGAGAGCGTGCTGCAGATCCTCCAGAGCCAAGGGGACAGTCTGGGGCCCGGCTGGCCCTTAGTGCTGGGCGTAATAGGGGCCATCCGCAACGACCAGGG AGAGTCATTGATCCGAACAGCCTTCCAGTGCCTGCAGTTGGTGGTGACTGACTTCCTCCCCACCATGCCTTGCGCGTGCCTCCAGATCGTAGTGGACGTAGCCGGCAGCTTCGGTCTCCAGAACCAGGAGCTCAACATCAGCCTCACCTCAATAGGACTCCTG TGGAACATCTCTGACTACTTCTTCCAGAGGGGCGAGGCCATCACCCAGGAGCTAGAGAGGGAGGAGGCCGTGTTACAGAAGCAGGCTCAGGAAAAGGGTGAGCCCCTGAACAGGCCCTTTCACCCGGCCCCTCCCTTCGACTGCCTGTGGCTGTGTCTATACGCCAAGCTGGGCCAGCTGTGTGTGGACCCCCGGCCCGCCGTCAGGAAGAGCGCCGGTCAGACCATGTTCTCCACCATCGCTGCCCACGGCACCCTGCTGCAGCAGTCCACCTGGCACATCGTCGTCTGGAAG GTTCTGTTCCACCTGCTGGACTGTGTGAGGAAGTCTTCCACTACGGCCGATAAGGAAAAGATTGAGTCGGGGGGCGGGAACATCCTCATCCACCACTCACGGGACACAGCTGAGAAACAGTGGGCAGAGACCTGGGTGCTGACGCTGGCAGGGGTGGCTCGTATCTTCAACACCAGGAGATACCTCCTGCAGCAGCtag GTGACTTCTTCAAGGCGTGGGAGGTTCTGTTGGACCACATCCAGTCTGCTGCCCTCAGTAAGAACAGCGAGGTCTCCCTGGCCGCGCTCAAGTCCTTCCAGGAGATCCTCCAGATCGCCACACCTGTCAAGGACTCCGCCATGCCCACCGACGCTCTGGCTGCCATGGGTGTTTCCCCCGTCCTCATCGACCCCCTCAGCGCCCCGGGCCCCGGCAGACCCCTGCTGCGCTCCGACTCGATGCTGGAGAGGCTGACGAGCTACAACGGCGCCGAACTCCAGGCCCCTCCACCAGGGGAGGAATCGGCACTGGAGGATGCGGCGCTGTGGTGGTCGGCGTGGAACACCTGGTACCGGACAGGCACAGACAGCACGAGGCCCCCTAGTGGTGGGACGGGGACAGACAGACCCTCCTTCGTCCCCAGCCAGCCCTTCCTGACAGCGTTAGTCCAGATCTTCCCTGCCCTCTACCAGCACATAAAGACTGGCTTCAGCATGGAGGACCTGAGGAAACTGGGGGTGATCCTCCACGGAGCCGTGTCCATACCCATCAGTAGTGACGCCTCGCCCTTCATCCTGCCCTCTTACACCGAGGCTGTCCTCACCAGCCTGCAGGAGGCCGTTCTCACCGCGCTCCACGTGCTGCAGAAG gcCATCTGTGTGGGCCCAGAGAACCTGCAAGTCATGTACCCAGCCGTCTTTGAACAGCTGCTCCTCTTCGTCGAGTTCTCCTGCAAACCCCCCCAGTACGGCAAGCTGGAAACCAAACATGTGGCCAACGCTAAATACAACCAG ATCCAGCTGTTTGCACCG gcaGAATGGGTTGCCTTAAACTACGTGCCCTTTGCTGAGAGGTccctggaggtggtggtggaccTCTACCACAAAACAGCCtgtcacaaagctgtcatcaacgaGAAAGTCCTACAGAACATCATCAAG ACCCTGCGGATGCCCCTGGGCCTAAAGTATGGGTGTCCGTCAGAGAGCACGTGGAAGCTAGCTGTGTCATCCCTGCTGAAGGTGCTATCCACCGGGCTGCCCGTGGCCCGTCAGCACACCTCCTCTGGGAAGTTTGACACTATGTGGCCAGAGCTGGCCAATGCCTTCGAAGACTTCCTTTTCACCAAAAG CACACCTCCAGACAATGTGTCCATCCAGGAGTTCCAGAAGAATGAAGCCATTGACGTTGAG GTGGTGCAGTTGATCAGCACAGAGATCTTGCCGTTTGCCATCTTCATCCCCAAAGACTTTGTTGGCCAGATTATGGCCATGCTTAATAAAGGATCCATTCACTCACAGTCCTCCTCATTCACAG AGGCAGAGGTAGACGTGCGGATGCGGGAGGAGTTCTCCAAAGTGTGTTTTGAGACGCTGCTCCAGTTCTCTTTCAGTAACAAGGTGTCCACGCCCCAGGAAGGCTACATCTCTCGCATGGCCCTCTCCGTGCTCCTCAAGAGGTCCCAGGACGTGTTGAGGCGCTATGTGGACGATGAGAGGCTGAGTGGACGCTGCCCACTGCCCAG TGGACAGAGGATGAAGCTTGATTGCCAACTTCTCAG